In the Pseudolabrys taiwanensis genome, one interval contains:
- the gyrA gene encoding DNA gyrase subunit A has protein sequence MSDNETPKSGGDQPSDVRPVSITEEMKRSYLDYAMSVIVSRALPDVRDGLKPVHRRILYSMHEQGHTPDKKYVKSSRVVGDVMGKYHPHGDQAIYDALVRMAQDFSMRLELIDGQGNFGSVDGDPPAAMRYTECKLERSAMSLLDDIDKDTVNFQDNYDGHEQEPVVLPARFPNLLVNGAGGIAVGMATNIPPHNLGEVIDACSALIDDPALSIDDLNNIVPGPDFPTGGIILGKAGIRSAYHTGRGSIIMRGKVGFETVRKEREAIIISEIPYQVNKASMVERIAELVREKKIEGISDLRDESDRDGYRVVIELKRDAEREVVLNQLYRFTPLQSSFGCNMVALDGGRPLTMNLKDMLSAFIAFREEVVSRRTKFLLNKARDRAHILVGLAIAVANIDEVIRLIRASRDAKEAREALMARDWPAKDMINMVLLIDDPRHRVSDEGTTRLSAEQAQAILDLRLQRLTALGRDEIREELDKLAAEIADYLDILRSRARIQGIIKDEMAKVKAEFATPRRTVIAEQESEVEDEDLIQREDMVITVSHLGYIKRVPLSTYRSQKRGGKGRSGMQTREEDFVSRLFVANTHTPVLFFSSAGQVYKEKVWRLPLAAPQARGKALINILPLDPGETITTIMPLPEDEKTWAELDVMFATTKGTVRRNKLSDFVDVRRSGIIAMKLAPGEGIVDVQICTEKDDVLLTTAGGQCIRFPVPEVRVFTGRTSMGVRGIALDGDNRVISLSILRHLEVTADERAAYLKRASAIRRGTGAEVEAGAAPVEAEEAPEIADSGNIELGEQRYVELSAAEQFVLTLSERGFGKRTSSFEYRTTGRGGKGIVGMSLTTKTGKIVGSFPVEESDQVMLVTDAGKLIRTTVAGIRIAGRSTQGVIVLNTAEDERVVSVERLSEEESE, from the coding sequence TTGTCCGATAACGAAACTCCCAAATCGGGGGGTGATCAGCCCTCCGATGTCCGCCCCGTCTCCATCACCGAAGAGATGAAGCGTTCGTACCTCGATTACGCCATGAGCGTGATCGTGTCGCGAGCGCTGCCCGACGTGCGCGACGGCTTGAAGCCGGTGCACCGGCGCATCCTCTATTCGATGCACGAGCAAGGCCATACGCCGGACAAGAAGTATGTGAAGTCCTCGCGCGTCGTCGGCGACGTGATGGGTAAATATCACCCGCACGGCGACCAGGCGATCTACGACGCCCTGGTGCGCATGGCGCAGGACTTCTCGATGCGCCTCGAGCTGATCGACGGGCAGGGCAATTTCGGCTCTGTCGACGGCGATCCGCCGGCGGCCATGCGATACACCGAATGTAAGCTCGAGCGTTCGGCGATGTCGCTGCTCGACGACATCGACAAGGACACCGTCAACTTCCAGGACAACTACGACGGCCACGAGCAGGAGCCCGTCGTCCTGCCGGCGCGTTTCCCCAATCTCCTGGTCAACGGCGCGGGCGGCATCGCCGTCGGCATGGCGACCAACATTCCGCCGCACAATCTCGGCGAGGTGATCGACGCCTGCTCGGCGCTGATCGACGATCCGGCTTTGTCGATCGACGATCTCAACAACATCGTGCCGGGCCCGGACTTCCCGACCGGCGGCATCATTCTCGGCAAAGCCGGCATCCGCAGCGCCTATCACACCGGCCGCGGCTCGATCATCATGCGCGGCAAGGTCGGCTTCGAAACCGTTCGCAAGGAACGCGAAGCGATCATCATCTCCGAGATTCCGTATCAGGTGAACAAGGCCTCGATGGTCGAGCGCATTGCCGAACTGGTGCGCGAGAAGAAGATCGAGGGCATCTCGGATCTGCGCGACGAGTCGGACCGCGACGGCTACCGCGTCGTCATCGAGCTCAAGCGCGATGCCGAGCGCGAGGTGGTGCTGAACCAGCTCTATCGCTTCACGCCGCTGCAATCGTCGTTCGGTTGCAACATGGTGGCGCTCGACGGCGGCCGGCCGCTGACGATGAACCTGAAGGACATGCTCAGCGCCTTCATCGCGTTCCGCGAAGAGGTGGTGTCGCGGCGCACCAAGTTCCTGCTCAACAAAGCGCGCGACCGGGCGCACATCTTGGTCGGCCTCGCCATCGCCGTCGCCAATATCGACGAGGTGATCCGGCTGATCCGCGCCTCGCGCGACGCCAAGGAGGCGCGCGAAGCCTTGATGGCGCGCGACTGGCCGGCCAAGGACATGATCAACATGGTGCTGCTCATCGACGACCCGCGTCACCGCGTGTCGGACGAGGGCACGACGCGCCTGTCGGCTGAGCAGGCGCAGGCGATCCTCGATCTGCGCCTGCAGCGCCTCACGGCTCTCGGCCGCGACGAGATCAGGGAAGAACTGGACAAGCTCGCCGCCGAGATCGCCGACTATCTCGACATCCTGCGCTCGCGCGCGCGCATCCAGGGCATCATCAAGGACGAGATGGCGAAGGTGAAGGCGGAGTTCGCCACGCCCCGCCGCACCGTGATCGCCGAGCAGGAATCCGAGGTCGAGGACGAGGACCTGATCCAGCGCGAGGACATGGTCATCACCGTGTCCCACCTCGGCTACATCAAGCGCGTGCCGCTCTCGACCTATCGTTCGCAGAAGCGCGGCGGCAAGGGCCGCTCCGGCATGCAGACGCGCGAGGAGGATTTCGTCTCGCGGCTGTTTGTGGCCAACACGCACACGCCGGTGCTGTTCTTCTCGTCCGCCGGCCAGGTCTACAAGGAAAAGGTCTGGCGGCTGCCGCTGGCGGCGCCGCAGGCGCGCGGCAAGGCGCTGATCAACATCCTGCCGCTCGATCCCGGCGAGACCATCACGACCATCATGCCGCTGCCCGAGGACGAAAAGACCTGGGCCGAACTCGACGTGATGTTCGCCACCACCAAGGGCACGGTCCGCCGCAACAAGCTGTCGGACTTCGTCGACGTGCGCCGCTCCGGCATCATCGCGATGAAGCTTGCGCCGGGCGAGGGCATCGTCGACGTGCAGATCTGCACCGAGAAGGACGACGTGCTGCTGACCACCGCGGGCGGCCAGTGCATCCGCTTCCCGGTGCCGGAAGTGCGCGTCTTCACCGGCCGCACGTCGATGGGCGTGCGCGGCATCGCGCTCGACGGCGACAACCGGGTCATCTCGCTGTCGATCCTGCGCCATCTCGAGGTCACCGCCGACGAGCGCGCGGCCTATCTCAAGCGCGCCAGCGCCATCCGGCGCGGCACCGGCGCGGAAGTCGAGGCGGGCGCGGCGCCGGTCGAGGCCGAGGAGGCACCGGAGATCGCCGACAGCGGCAATATCGAGCTCGGCGAGCAGCGTTACGTCGAGCTCTCGGCGGCCGAGCAGTTCGTGCTCACTTTGTCGGAGCGCGGCTTCGGCAAGCGCACGTCCTCGTTCGAGTATCGGACCACGGGCCGCGGCGGCAAAGGCATCGTCGGCATGTCGCTCACGACCAAGACCGGCAAGATCGTCGGTTCGTTCCCGGTCGAGGAAAGCGATCAGGTCATGCTGGTCACCGATGCGGGCAAGCTCATCCGCACCACGGTCGCCGGCATCCGCATCGCCGGACGCTCGACGCAAGGCGTCATCGTGCTCAACACCGCCGAGGACGAACGCGTGGTGTCGGTCGAGCGCTTGAGCGAGGAAGAGAGCGAGTAG
- a CDS encoding MarC family protein yields MPFDFLVPALVTLAVVVDPIGLVPAFIGITEGLPQPARRAVALRACVIAAAILAGSALVGDWLLRSLSIGLPAFRIAGGLLLFYIAAEMVFGVRTVRQTQQAEEAIEEHVRNIAAFPLAIPLMAGPGAITATVLLAGRASGDPVRLTLLLLVIAVVVALCFLAFFAASRIGRWLGVTGNIVLSRLLGVILAALAVQYVIDGARLAIAA; encoded by the coding sequence ATGCCGTTCGATTTCCTCGTTCCCGCGCTCGTCACCCTGGCGGTGGTCGTCGACCCCATCGGGCTGGTGCCGGCCTTCATCGGCATCACCGAGGGCTTGCCCCAGCCCGCCCGCCGCGCGGTGGCGCTGCGTGCCTGCGTCATCGCCGCGGCGATCCTCGCCGGCAGCGCGCTCGTCGGCGATTGGCTGCTGCGCTCGCTGTCGATCGGCCTGCCCGCGTTCCGCATCGCCGGCGGCCTGCTGCTGTTCTACATCGCCGCCGAAATGGTGTTCGGCGTGCGCACGGTGCGGCAGACGCAGCAGGCCGAGGAAGCGATCGAAGAGCATGTGCGCAACATCGCCGCCTTCCCGCTCGCCATTCCGCTGATGGCCGGCCCCGGCGCCATCACCGCGACAGTGCTGCTCGCCGGCCGCGCCAGCGGCGATCCGGTGCGGCTCACATTGCTGCTTCTCGTCATCGCGGTCGTGGTCGCGCTGTGCTTCCTCGCCTTCTTCGCCGCAAGCCGTATCGGCCGCTGGCTCGGCGTCACCGGCAACATCGTGCTGTCGCGCCTGCTCGGCGTCATCCTCGCCGCGCTGGCGGTGCAATACGTCATCGACGGCGCGCGGCTCGCAATCGCCGCCTGA
- a CDS encoding hemolysin family protein, with product MVYIEIVIVLALTVINGLLAMSELAIVSSRQARLRALADREVAGARQAVALAADPGRFLSTVQIGITLVGVVSGAFSGATLGLRLSEMLTAAGLPRFIADPAGVGIVVALITYLSLIVGELVPKQVALRNPERVAVRVAPAMTVLARFAKPLVWLLNTSGRLLLRVLGEDAPKEDGVSDEEIKTVIAEAESAGVIAADERKMIAGVMRLGDRSVAGVLTPRTDVEWIDLNADWDTIRRTLIDSKHSRLPAGEDVDTMVGVVQTRDLLAAILNDENLIKSVSARDFVCPAPIVHDTADALDVLAILREAPVPVALVHDEYGHFEGIITPADLMEVIVGAFKADTEAPEAFRRGDGSWLLSGSLPADEMADLLGLTLPQHRDYETVAGFVLAELGRIPTTGESVTAHGWTFEVVDLDGRRIDKVLASRLNTRRRAH from the coding sequence ATGGTCTATATCGAGATCGTCATCGTCCTGGCGCTGACCGTCATCAACGGCCTGCTGGCGATGTCGGAACTGGCGATCGTCTCGTCGCGTCAGGCGCGGCTGCGGGCGCTGGCCGACCGCGAGGTTGCCGGCGCGCGCCAGGCCGTTGCGTTGGCGGCCGACCCCGGCCGCTTCCTATCGACCGTGCAGATCGGCATTACCTTGGTCGGCGTCGTCTCGGGCGCCTTTTCCGGCGCCACCCTTGGCCTGCGGCTCAGCGAGATGCTCACCGCCGCCGGCCTGCCCCGCTTCATCGCCGACCCGGCCGGCGTCGGCATCGTCGTCGCGTTGATCACCTATCTGTCGCTGATCGTCGGCGAATTGGTGCCGAAGCAGGTCGCGCTGCGCAATCCGGAACGCGTCGCGGTCCGCGTCGCGCCGGCCATGACGGTCCTGGCCCGCTTTGCCAAACCGCTGGTGTGGCTGCTCAACACGTCGGGCCGCCTGCTGCTGCGCGTGCTCGGCGAGGACGCGCCGAAAGAAGACGGCGTCTCCGACGAGGAGATCAAGACCGTCATCGCCGAAGCCGAAAGCGCCGGCGTCATCGCCGCCGACGAGCGCAAGATGATTGCCGGCGTGATGCGGCTCGGCGACCGCTCGGTTGCCGGCGTGCTGACGCCGCGCACCGACGTCGAGTGGATCGATCTCAACGCCGATTGGGACACGATCCGCCGCACCCTTATCGACAGCAAGCATTCGCGGCTGCCGGCGGGCGAAGACGTCGACACCATGGTCGGCGTCGTGCAGACGCGCGATCTGCTCGCCGCCATCCTCAACGACGAGAACCTCATCAAGAGCGTGAGCGCGCGCGACTTCGTGTGCCCCGCGCCGATCGTGCACGACACCGCCGATGCGCTCGACGTCCTCGCGATACTGCGCGAGGCGCCGGTGCCGGTCGCGCTGGTGCACGACGAATACGGCCACTTCGAAGGCATCATCACGCCGGCCGACCTCATGGAAGTGATCGTCGGCGCCTTCAAGGCCGACACCGAGGCGCCGGAAGCCTTCCGCCGCGGCGACGGCTCGTGGCTGCTGTCGGGCTCGCTGCCCGCCGACGAGATGGCCGATCTCTTGGGCCTCACACTGCCGCAGCACCGCGACTACGAGACCGTGGCCGGTTTCGTCCTGGCCGAGCTCGGCCGCATTCCGACGACCGGCGAAAGCGTCACCGCGCATGGCTGGACCTTCGAGGTCGTCGATCTCGACGGCCGCCGCATCGACAAGGTGTTGGCGAGCCGCCTCAATACCCGCCGCCGCGCGCACTGA
- a CDS encoding DUF1772 domain-containing protein, with amino-acid sequence MKYIQFLALVLTTLALVPAGAHLLELANKMELAETDYFIVQTIYRGWALLGTVTIAALLANLTLAIATRGQGPAFAFAVLAFVCMAASLAVFFAFTYPANVATENWTAIPAGWEALRWKWEMSHAAGALITFVAFCATALSVLSARR; translated from the coding sequence ATGAAATATATTCAGTTCCTGGCCCTGGTCTTGACCACGCTGGCGTTGGTGCCAGCCGGTGCGCATCTGTTGGAACTGGCCAACAAGATGGAACTGGCGGAGACGGATTACTTCATCGTGCAGACCATCTATCGCGGCTGGGCGTTGCTCGGCACCGTGACGATCGCTGCACTCCTCGCCAACCTTACGCTGGCCATCGCGACGCGCGGCCAAGGTCCTGCTTTCGCGTTCGCGGTGCTGGCGTTCGTGTGCATGGCGGCGAGTCTCGCCGTCTTCTTCGCTTTCACCTATCCGGCCAATGTGGCAACCGAGAATTGGACCGCCATTCCCGCCGGCTGGGAGGCGCTGCGGTGGAAGTGGGAGATGTCGCACGCCGCCGGCGCGCTCATCACCTTTGTTGCGTTCTGCGCGACGGCTTTGTCGGTGCTTTCGGCGCGGCGCTAG
- the ipdC gene encoding indolepyruvate/phenylpyruvate decarboxylase, whose protein sequence is MPTLASALLQGLKDHGAREIFGIPGDFVLPLYKVIEESNILPHYELSHEPGVGFAADAAARYHAGLGVAVVTYGAGAFNTVNAIAGAYAERSPVVLIAGAPGARERSSGFMLHHQARTVDTQFAVLKEVTCDQAVLNDAATAPAEIARVLRSARERSLPVYIEFPRDMVAAPCEEVPVLPRTEADPDALAECADEIVARLKTAKSAAIIVDIEIRRYGVEEQVAQLARKLGLPVVTTFMGRGLMENAPDVVAGTYLSAAGDESINRLVEDADALLLLGVILSDTNFALSQRVLDPRHTMLAIDREVRIGHHVYHEMPLEALIGALIARAGTGRTRKALARGAMRYPRDLKADDTAIMPSDIAAAINDLFDKHGPMPMTADIGDCLFTAMEIENTALAAPGYYAGMGFGVPAGIGVAAATGRRPLILVGDGAFQMTGWELGNCQRYGLDPIVVLFNNCSWEMLRAFQPESAFNNLSDWHFADIAKSIGGHGERVATRRQLVEALDAAVKRRGKFSLVEVMLPRGVTSDTLARFVSGFKAAREKKA, encoded by the coding sequence ATGCCCACATTGGCCAGCGCCCTGTTGCAGGGGCTCAAAGATCATGGCGCCCGGGAAATCTTCGGCATCCCGGGCGACTTCGTGTTGCCGCTCTACAAGGTGATCGAAGAGAGCAACATCCTGCCGCACTACGAACTGAGCCACGAGCCCGGCGTCGGCTTCGCCGCCGATGCGGCCGCGCGCTACCACGCCGGTCTCGGCGTTGCCGTCGTCACCTATGGCGCCGGCGCCTTCAACACGGTCAATGCGATCGCCGGCGCGTATGCCGAGCGTTCGCCCGTGGTGCTGATCGCGGGCGCGCCGGGCGCGCGCGAGCGCAGCAGCGGCTTCATGCTGCATCATCAGGCGCGCACGGTCGACACGCAGTTCGCCGTGCTCAAGGAAGTCACCTGCGACCAGGCCGTGTTGAACGATGCCGCGACCGCGCCGGCCGAGATCGCGCGCGTGCTGCGCAGCGCGCGCGAGCGCTCGCTGCCGGTCTATATCGAATTCCCGCGCGACATGGTGGCGGCGCCTTGCGAGGAAGTGCCCGTTTTGCCGCGCACGGAGGCCGATCCGGATGCATTGGCCGAATGCGCCGACGAGATCGTGGCGCGGCTGAAGACGGCGAAGTCGGCGGCCATCATCGTCGATATCGAGATCAGGCGTTACGGCGTCGAGGAGCAGGTGGCGCAGCTCGCGCGCAAGCTCGGGCTGCCGGTGGTGACGACCTTCATGGGCCGGGGCCTCATGGAGAATGCGCCGGATGTGGTCGCCGGCACGTATTTGAGCGCGGCCGGCGACGAGAGCATCAACCGCCTGGTCGAGGATGCGGACGCCTTGCTGCTGCTCGGCGTCATTCTCTCCGACACCAACTTCGCGCTGTCGCAGCGGGTGCTCGATCCGCGCCACACCATGCTGGCGATCGACCGCGAGGTACGCATCGGCCATCATGTCTATCATGAGATGCCGCTCGAGGCGTTGATCGGCGCTTTGATCGCGCGGGCGGGGACGGGCCGGACGCGCAAGGCGCTCGCGCGCGGCGCGATGCGCTATCCGCGCGATCTCAAGGCCGACGACACGGCGATCATGCCGTCCGATATCGCCGCCGCGATCAACGACCTGTTCGACAAGCATGGGCCGATGCCGATGACCGCCGATATCGGCGATTGCCTGTTCACGGCGATGGAGATCGAGAACACGGCGCTCGCCGCGCCGGGCTATTACGCCGGCATGGGCTTTGGCGTGCCGGCCGGCATTGGCGTCGCCGCCGCGACAGGCCGGCGGCCCTTGATCCTGGTCGGTGACGGCGCCTTCCAGATGACGGGCTGGGAGCTCGGCAACTGCCAGCGCTACGGGCTCGATCCGATCGTGGTGCTGTTCAACAACTGCAGCTGGGAAATGTTGCGCGCGTTCCAGCCGGAGTCGGCTTTCAACAATCTCAGCGACTGGCACTTCGCCGACATCGCCAAGTCGATCGGCGGACATGGCGAGCGCGTCGCGACGCGGCGGCAACTGGTCGAGGCGCTCGATGCGGCGGTCAAGCGGCGCGGCAAGTTCTCGCTGGTCGAGGTAATGCTGCCGCGCGGCGTCACCTCCGACACGCTGGCGCGCTTCGTCTCCGGCTTCAAAGCCGCGCGCGAGAAGAAAGCGTAG
- a CDS encoding single-stranded DNA-binding protein: protein MAGSVNKVILVGNLGADPEVRRTQDGRPIVNLRIATSETWRDKATGERKEKTEWHRVVIFSEGLAKVAEQYLKKGSKVYLEGALQTRKWQDKDGQDRYSTEVVLQGFNSNLTMLDGRSGGGSSGGGDFGGSDDFGSSGPSGGGGQRRQPAMAGGGGGGRRDDMDDEIPF from the coding sequence ATGGCTGGTAGCGTCAACAAGGTCATTCTGGTCGGCAATCTGGGCGCCGACCCTGAGGTCCGCCGGACCCAGGACGGCCGGCCCATCGTCAACCTGCGCATCGCGACGTCCGAGACGTGGCGGGACAAGGCGACCGGCGAGCGCAAGGAAAAGACCGAGTGGCATCGTGTCGTCATCTTCAGCGAAGGGCTCGCCAAGGTGGCCGAGCAATATCTGAAGAAGGGCTCGAAGGTTTATCTCGAGGGCGCACTGCAGACGCGCAAGTGGCAGGATAAGGACGGGCAGGACCGCTACTCGACCGAGGTCGTGCTGCAGGGCTTCAATTCCAACCTCACCATGCTCGACGGCCGTTCGGGTGGCGGCAGCAGCGGCGGCGGCGACTTCGGCGGCAGCGACGATTTCGGCTCGAGCGGACCGAGCGGCGGCGGTGGCCAGCGCCGGCAGCCGGCGATGGCCGGCGGCGGCGGTGGTGGCCGCCGCGACGACATGGACGACGAGATTCCGTTCTGA
- a CDS encoding outer membrane protein: MKRGILSACAAAVLAAAAAVPSFAADIPRPVYKAPVYVAPVFTWTGFYLGINGGYAWGHSDWNNTPMGNVSLNAKGAMVGGTLGYNIQTGNFVFGLEGDIDATWISGSSQAGANGTVCTGPNNCESKNTWFGTARGRIGFAIDRFLPYITGGGAFGNIKATPNFGGSVNKTQFGWTAGAGVEWAFSGPWSAKLEYLYADLGKITCGADVCGVDTNVSYKTNLVRAGVNYRF; encoded by the coding sequence ATGAAACGTGGAATTCTCTCGGCGTGCGCGGCGGCGGTGCTGGCGGCGGCGGCGGCGGTACCATCGTTCGCGGCCGACATCCCCCGCCCGGTCTACAAGGCGCCGGTCTATGTTGCCCCGGTCTTCACCTGGACCGGCTTCTATCTCGGTATCAACGGCGGCTACGCCTGGGGGCACAGCGACTGGAACAACACCCCCATGGGCAACGTCAGCCTGAATGCAAAAGGCGCCATGGTCGGCGGCACGCTGGGCTACAACATCCAGACTGGCAACTTCGTCTTCGGTCTCGAAGGCGATATCGACGCCACCTGGATCAGCGGCTCGAGCCAAGCCGGTGCCAACGGCACCGTATGCACCGGTCCGAACAACTGCGAAAGCAAGAACACTTGGTTCGGCACCGCGCGCGGCCGCATCGGCTTCGCCATCGATCGCTTCCTGCCCTACATCACCGGCGGCGGCGCCTTCGGCAACATCAAGGCGACGCCGAACTTCGGCGGCTCGGTCAACAAGACGCAGTTCGGCTGGACGGCCGGCGCCGGCGTCGAATGGGCCTTCAGCGGTCCCTGGTCGGCGAAGCTCGAATATCTCTATGCCGATCTCGGCAAGATCACCTGCGGCGCCGACGTCTGCGGCGTCGACACCAACGTATCCTACAAGACGAACCTCGTCCGCGCCGGCGTGAACTACCGCTTCTGA
- a CDS encoding ABC transporter ATP-binding protein, with the protein MDKQPRLLLDNVSMVFERAGQSFTALAPVDIKVPAGRFVSVIGPSGCGKSTIFNIVAGLQLPTTGNVLIDGDNATGTIGRVAYMLQKDLLLPWRTVVDNVALGMEIRGVPMKEARERALPLLQRYGLGGFEHSHPSALSGGMRQRAALLRTLLIDTDVVLLDEPFGALDAQTKAQMQEWLLQLFEDFGRTVIFVTHDVEEAVFLSDDIYVMASRPGRVVDIMPVDLPRPRDRSVVSTPRFVAMKKYCLDLLHGEADAPLDPEPVAA; encoded by the coding sequence GTGGACAAGCAACCTCGCCTTCTCCTCGACAATGTCTCGATGGTGTTCGAGCGTGCCGGCCAATCCTTCACCGCACTCGCACCGGTTGACATCAAAGTTCCCGCCGGCCGTTTCGTCTCAGTGATCGGTCCCTCCGGCTGCGGCAAGAGCACCATTTTCAACATCGTCGCCGGCCTGCAATTGCCGACCACGGGCAACGTGCTGATCGATGGCGACAACGCCACCGGCACGATCGGCCGCGTCGCTTATATGCTGCAGAAAGATCTGCTGCTGCCGTGGCGCACGGTTGTCGACAATGTCGCCCTCGGCATGGAGATCCGCGGCGTGCCGATGAAAGAAGCGCGCGAGCGCGCGCTGCCGCTGCTGCAGCGCTACGGCCTCGGCGGCTTCGAACACAGCCATCCGTCAGCGCTGTCCGGCGGCATGCGCCAGCGCGCGGCCCTTCTGCGCACCCTGCTGATCGATACCGACGTCGTGCTGCTCGACGAGCCGTTCGGCGCGCTCGATGCGCAGACCAAGGCGCAGATGCAGGAATGGCTGCTGCAACTGTTCGAGGACTTCGGCCGCACCGTCATCTTCGTCACGCATGACGTCGAGGAAGCCGTGTTCCTGTCCGACGACATCTACGTCATGGCCAGCCGGCCCGGCCGTGTCGTCGACATCATGCCGGTCGACCTACCGCGGCCGCGCGACCGTTCGGTCGTCAGCACGCCGCGCTTCGTGGCCATGAAGAAGTATTGCCTCGACCTACTGCATGGCGAAGCGGATGCGCCGCTCGATCCCGAACCGGTCGCGGCCTGA
- a CDS encoding ABC transporter permease codes for MNTKALTDTVMNATRDRAMPATPTRQRRVVRRLPVQKNWPPAVIAAAQFGIFVALLALWEVAADLKVIDPFFWSQPSTIWSTLVVFFTEGNAFTDIVYTFESTLIGFVLGTVAGALLGMSFWWSPNYARVMQPYVVCLESIPKLALAPLIVLVFGMGIGSKVAIAIALTIVVSTLTAYAGVRAVDKDQERLFYSIGASRWQVFSKLVVPSCVPWIISILRVNIGLALTGSIVGEFVASEHGLGRTILYAGSTYEISLVWVAVLVLATLSMVMYVIVGWIEKVLRKGVDR; via the coding sequence ATGAACACCAAGGCCCTCACCGACACCGTCATGAATGCCACGCGCGACCGCGCGATGCCCGCAACGCCGACACGCCAGCGCCGGGTCGTGCGCAGATTGCCGGTGCAAAAGAATTGGCCGCCGGCGGTGATCGCGGCAGCGCAGTTCGGCATTTTCGTCGCGCTGCTCGCCCTGTGGGAAGTTGCCGCCGACCTCAAAGTGATCGATCCGTTCTTCTGGTCGCAGCCAAGCACCATCTGGTCGACGCTGGTCGTCTTCTTCACCGAAGGCAACGCGTTCACCGATATCGTTTACACCTTCGAGTCGACGCTGATCGGCTTCGTATTGGGCACGGTCGCGGGCGCCCTGCTCGGCATGTCGTTCTGGTGGTCGCCGAACTACGCGCGCGTCATGCAGCCTTACGTGGTCTGCCTCGAATCCATCCCGAAGCTGGCGCTGGCGCCGCTGATCGTCCTGGTCTTCGGCATGGGGATCGGCTCAAAGGTGGCGATCGCCATCGCGCTGACGATCGTGGTGTCGACGCTGACGGCCTATGCCGGCGTGCGCGCGGTCGACAAGGATCAGGAGCGCCTGTTCTACTCGATCGGCGCCAGCCGCTGGCAGGTCTTCAGCAAGCTTGTCGTTCCCTCGTGCGTGCCTTGGATCATTTCGATCCTGCGCGTCAACATCGGGCTCGCTTTGACCGGCTCGATCGTCGGCGAGTTCGTCGCTTCCGAGCACGGCCTCGGCCGCACCATTCTCTACGCAGGCTCGACCTACGAGATTTCGCTCGTCTGGGTCGCCGTGCTCGTGCTCGCGACGCTGTCGATGGTCATGTACGTCATCGTCGGCTGGATCGAGAAAGTGCTTCGCAAGGGTGTCGACCGCTGA